A window from Carassius gibelio isolate Cgi1373 ecotype wild population from Czech Republic chromosome B3, carGib1.2-hapl.c, whole genome shotgun sequence encodes these proteins:
- the smim5 gene encoding small integral membrane protein 5 — MSASEEITGILQNVWTKLQALPQAHPLTQTAFLILLLFFLTFVALIVTGCVYGRCGCCTTGTKNRVSAV, encoded by the exons ATGAGCGCTTCAGAGGAAATCACGGGGATCCTCCAGAACGTCTGGACCAAACTGCAGGCTCTTCCTCAAGCCCACCCGCTCACGCAGACGGCGTTTCTCATCCTCCTGCTGTTCTTCT TGACGTTCGTGGCTCTGATCGTGACTGGATGTGTTTATGGGCGCTGTGGCTGCTGTACGACAGGGACCAAAAACAGAGTCTCAGCCGTTTGA
- the cdr2l gene encoding cerebellar degeneration-related protein 2-like has product MLRAAGMDEFVTEEDEPWYDQRDLEQDLHLAAELGKTLLERNKELEDSLQQMYINNEEQVQEIEYLTKQMEMMREMNEQHAKVYEQLDVTARELEITNEKLVLESKASQQKIDRLTSTIEMLQGQVDTLTARVEELRTLEELRVRREKKERRKTVHSFPCLKELCTAPRYEDSFMVSDPGSGDLQECQPADEENEHLRVMVSSLRSAVAAERGRREAAERECGAVIQEFERLEQRLMGAENCQRRVHELEAELQEMQLLRKSRACLLSGDEGLEQTLLNCAPETDTPEDAVMAGMQNGDANDGAAPVRKSCSDTALDAISAVDASGRRKGSYALHANGVRKRGMSILREVDEQYHALLEKYEELLGKCRRNEESLCHAGVQTSRPVSRDPSMKECRAAEPQQLPTPPQTPSTPEALEGISRQVEAVDKRLSQNTPEYKALFKEIFSRLQRTKSDINSTKGRKSGK; this is encoded by the exons ATGCTCCGAGCCGCCGGGATGGACGAGTTTGTGACGGAAGAAGACGAGCCCTGGTACGACCAGAGGGACCTGGAGCAAG ATCTGCACTTGGCAGCTGAGCTGGGGAAAACCCTTCTGGAGCGCAACAAGGAGCTGGAGGACTCGCTGCAGCAGATGTACATCAACAATGAGGAGCAGGTGCAGGAAATTGAG TATTTGACCAAGCAGATGGAGATGATGCGCGAGATGAACGAGCAGCACGCTAAAGTGTACGAGCAGTTGGACGTGACGGCACGAGAGCTGGAGATAACCaatgaaaaactggttctggagAGCAAAGCTTCTCAGCAGAAGATTGACAG ATTGACGAGTACTATAGAGATGCTGCAGGGGCAGGTGGACACGCTAACTGCTCGGGTGGAGGAATTGCGCACTTTGGAAGAGCTCAGGGTTCGCAGAGAGAAGAAAGAGAGGAGAAAGACTGTGCACTCGTTCCCCTGCCTCAAAGAACTCTGCACCGCTCCCAG GTACGAGGATAGTTTCATGGTGTCTGACCCAGGCAGCGGTGACCTACAAGAGTGTCAGCCTGCTGACGAAGAGAACGAACATCTGCGTGTGATGGTGTCATCTTTGCGCAGCGCTGTAGCGGCTGAACGCGGACGGCGTGAGGCGGCTGAACGGGAATGTGGCGCAGTGATTCAAGAGTTTGAGCGTCTGGAACAGCGCCTCATGGGGGCAGAGAACTGCCAGAGGCGTGTGCACGAGCTGGAGGCGGAGCTCCAGGAGATGCAGCTGCTCCGCAAGTCCCGGGCCTGCCTCCTGAGCGGAGACGAGGGCCTGGAGCAGACGCTGCTCAACTGCGCCCCCGAGACGGACACGCCGGAGGATGCAGTTATGGCTGGAATGCAGAACGGGGATGCGAATGATGGAGCAGCACCCGTCCGGAAGAGTTGCAGTGATACGGCTCTAGATGCCATCTCTGCGGTCGATGCCTCTGGGAGACGCAAAGGCAGCTACGCGCTTCACGCCAACGGCGTCCGGAAGAGGGGCATGTCCATCCTCCGAGAGGTGGACGAGCAGTATCACGCCCTTCTGGAGAAGTACGAGGAGCTGCTCGGGAAGTGTCGGCGCAATGAGGAGAGTCTATGCCACGCTGGGGTGCAGACCTCCCGTCCCGTGTCCAGAGACCCGTCCATGAAGGAATGCCGGGCCGCAGAGCCCCAGCAGCTGCCCACTCCTCCGCAGACGCCCTCTACTCCAGAGGCCCTGGAGGGAATCAGCCGGCAAGTGGAGGCTGTGGACAAACGGCTCAGCCAAAACACTCCAGAGTATAAAGCCCTCTTCAAGGAGATCTTTTCCCGCTTACAGAGGACCAAGAGCGACATAAACTCCACCAAAGGGAGAAAAAGCGGAAAATAG